One region of Chryseobacterium muglaense genomic DNA includes:
- a CDS encoding Crp/Fnr family transcriptional regulator — translation MLLDTDLFQKKKVIDRHSFLTLEGDIDSNIYYIEKGSLRIFIRDEEQERTIRFGYKENIIVCLDSFLSEKPTDFYIQAIKKTEIKVASKKDFYEFIKSSDENLRLWTLILENLVLQQIEREKDLLINSPKERYERVLKRSPQLFQEVPNKHIANYLRMSPETLSRLKKS, via the coding sequence ATGTTACTCGACACAGATTTATTTCAAAAAAAGAAAGTAATCGACAGGCATTCTTTTCTGACTTTGGAAGGCGATATCGACAGCAATATTTATTATATTGAAAAAGGAAGCTTACGTATTTTTATCAGAGATGAAGAGCAAGAAAGGACGATTCGTTTTGGATATAAAGAAAATATTATTGTCTGCCTCGATTCTTTTTTATCTGAAAAACCGACCGATTTTTACATTCAGGCAATAAAGAAAACCGAAATTAAAGTGGCTTCCAAAAAAGATTTTTATGAATTTATAAAGTCGTCAGATGAGAACCTTAGATTATGGACTTTGATTTTAGAAAATTTGGTGCTTCAACAGATTGAAAGAGAAAAAGATTTATTAATCAATTCTCCAAAAGAACGTTATGAAAGAGTTTTAAAAAGAAGTCCGCAACTTTTTCAGGAAGTTCCCAATAAGCATATTGCCAATTATTTAAGAATGAGCCCGGAAACTTTGTCAAGACTCAAAAAATCTTGA
- a CDS encoding ABC transporter ATP-binding protein, with amino-acid sequence MTKHQQRVAEVYHFFDNKDTVLGFRKLLDCAIDTQDMSIYKEAIELTDWKETHNHAIDELIEKSQKLLAKIEKVQVKEHISEQSVLKAKDIVKSYGSNRFSLGPVSVEINKGQVYGLVGENGNGKTTLLRILANEISFNDGSLNYSFNEKSKNEYDLKTKLVYIPQRTEKWYGSLKDNLKFVLSNHGVSPEENETRTLMMIARLGLWNYKHLKWNELSSGYKMRFELARILLRKPEILLLDEPLANLDVLAQQVILEDLKSIANSVNHPIALILSSQQLYEVEKISDKVIFLKNGKYKDNSEVNDDDENQLIIEIDTNENRDKLLEVFKDFKLEKLNFNGGVYVAYFSTETQFYEVISALGNAKAEIIYIRNISSSTRRFFVN; translated from the coding sequence ATGACGAAACATCAGCAAAGAGTCGCCGAAGTCTACCATTTTTTCGATAATAAAGATACTGTTTTAGGTTTCAGGAAACTTTTAGATTGCGCTATCGACACTCAGGATATGTCGATTTATAAAGAAGCGATTGAATTAACCGACTGGAAAGAAACTCACAATCACGCTATTGATGAATTGATTGAAAAATCACAAAAACTTCTTGCTAAAATTGAAAAAGTTCAGGTAAAAGAACATATTTCGGAACAGTCTGTTTTGAAAGCAAAAGATATTGTAAAATCTTACGGAAGCAACCGTTTTTCGCTTGGTCCGGTTTCTGTGGAAATCAATAAAGGACAGGTTTATGGCTTGGTAGGAGAGAACGGAAATGGTAAAACGACTTTGCTCAGAATTTTGGCAAATGAAATTTCATTTAATGATGGAAGTTTAAATTATTCATTCAACGAAAAATCTAAAAATGAATATGATCTAAAAACGAAATTAGTTTACATTCCGCAACGAACCGAAAAATGGTACGGAAGCCTGAAAGATAATCTGAAATTTGTGCTTTCAAATCATGGTGTTTCGCCTGAAGAAAACGAAACCAGAACCTTGATGATGATTGCCCGTCTCGGATTATGGAATTATAAACATCTGAAATGGAATGAGCTTTCATCAGGTTACAAAATGCGTTTTGAGCTGGCTAGAATTCTTTTAAGAAAACCTGAAATTCTTTTGTTGGATGAGCCTTTAGCCAACCTTGATGTTTTGGCGCAACAGGTCATTCTGGAAGATTTAAAATCGATTGCCAATTCGGTAAATCATCCGATTGCTTTGATTTTAAGTTCGCAGCAATTGTACGAAGTTGAAAAGATTTCAGACAAAGTAATCTTTCTGAAAAACGGAAAATACAAAGATAATTCTGAAGTAAATGATGATGACGAAAACCAATTAATTATAGAGATTGATACAAATGAAAACCGTGATAAATTGCTCGAAGTCTTTAAAGATTTCAAACTGGAAAAACTGAACTTCAACGGTGGTGTTTACGTCGCTTATTTCTCCACTGAAACTCAGTTTTATGAGGTGATTTCAGCTTTAGGAAATGCGAAAGCAGAAATTATTTACATCAGAAATATCTCGTCTTCTACGAGAAGGTTTTTCGTTAATTAA
- the carB gene encoding carbamoyl-phosphate synthase large subunit, producing MAKRTDIKTILVIGSGPIIIGQAAEFDYAGTQACLSLREEGYKVILINSNPATIMTDVEIADKVYIEPISLQFVSHIIRKERPDALLPTLGGQTGLNMAVELENSGILEECKVEVLGTTLSAINRAEDRDLFRELMRELNEPVPESDIVTTVEGAINFANEIGYPVIVRPAFTMGGTGGGIAATESELKEIAELGLKYSPVTQCLIERSIAGFKEIEYEVMRDANDNAIVVCNMENIDPVGVHTGDSIVVAPSQTLSDREYQLLRNASLKIIRALGIEGGCNVQLALDPHSFDYYIIEVNPRVSRSSALASKATGYPIAKIAAKIAVGLTLDEIMNPVTGTSYACFEPALDYVVTKFPRFPFDKFETADRRLSTQMKATGEVMAIGRNFEESLQKAIRSLETGIKHIGLKTKQAAALTAEEIERRIRVCDDERLFIIGDALRRGYDWEQIVEWSKIDKFFIWKIKKLIDFEKVIAENKFDLETLIQAKKLGFADVNIAVLWDVKEREIFNFRKENGVMPVYKMVDTCAAEFESETPYFYGTYEEENESVPSDKEKIIVLGSGPIRIGQGVEFDYATVHSVWAIKEMGYEAIIINNNPETVSTDFSISDKLYFEPLTEEDVMNIIDLEKPKGVVVQFGGQTAINLADKLAAHGVQILGTTLEDLDRAENRDKFEKALQEMGIPQPLGKTSTSKEEAIVIANEIGYPVLVRPSYVLGGRAMEIVYTEAELAHYMEFAVDASPEHPVLVDRYMVGKEIEVDAICDGETVIIPGIMEHIERAGVHSGDSIAVYPPQNISQSEVDTLVDYTQRLAKGLKVIGLMNIQYVLFEGNVYVIEVNPRSSRTVPFLSKITEVPMANLATKAILGQKLTDLGYKNGLVPNKEGVFVKVPVFSFSKLTKVDISLGPEMKSTGEVMGKDTTLEKALYKGLVAAGRKVPMHGSILFTVADKHKQEAADLASRFHEVGFRIWATEGTAKFFKEKGIPCKIGYKIGEESVNLIDLIQKGKVQYVVNTMTKGKQSERDGFQIRRMSVENGVPCLTSMDTVEAILKVIESMSFKMETM from the coding sequence ATGGCAAAACGTACAGATATAAAAACAATTTTAGTAATCGGTTCAGGACCTATCATTATCGGTCAGGCGGCGGAATTTGATTACGCAGGAACGCAGGCTTGTCTGTCTTTGAGAGAAGAAGGCTACAAGGTAATTTTGATTAACTCAAACCCTGCAACGATTATGACAGATGTTGAAATCGCAGATAAAGTATATATCGAGCCGATTTCACTTCAGTTTGTAAGTCACATCATCAGAAAAGAGCGTCCTGACGCACTTTTACCAACTCTTGGTGGACAAACAGGTCTGAACATGGCGGTAGAATTAGAAAATTCAGGAATTCTTGAAGAATGTAAAGTTGAAGTTCTTGGAACAACTCTTTCTGCAATCAACAGAGCGGAAGACAGAGATTTGTTCCGTGAATTGATGAGAGAATTAAACGAGCCCGTTCCAGAGTCTGATATCGTAACAACCGTTGAAGGAGCGATTAATTTTGCGAACGAAATTGGGTATCCTGTAATTGTTCGTCCTGCCTTCACAATGGGTGGAACAGGCGGTGGAATTGCTGCTACCGAATCTGAATTGAAAGAAATTGCAGAATTAGGATTGAAATACAGCCCGGTTACGCAATGTTTGATTGAAAGGTCAATTGCAGGTTTCAAAGAAATTGAATACGAAGTAATGCGTGACGCAAACGACAATGCGATTGTGGTTTGTAACATGGAAAATATTGACCCGGTTGGAGTTCACACAGGGGATTCAATCGTTGTGGCGCCTTCTCAGACACTCTCAGACAGAGAATATCAGTTGTTGAGAAATGCTTCATTAAAAATCATCAGAGCTTTAGGAATTGAGGGAGGATGTAACGTACAGTTGGCTTTAGACCCGCACTCATTCGATTATTATATCATCGAGGTGAATCCGAGAGTTTCTCGTTCATCAGCTTTAGCATCAAAGGCAACAGGTTATCCTATTGCGAAAATCGCTGCAAAAATCGCTGTAGGATTAACTTTAGATGAAATTATGAATCCGGTTACCGGAACGTCTTACGCTTGTTTTGAACCGGCTTTGGATTATGTAGTAACTAAATTCCCAAGATTCCCTTTTGATAAATTCGAAACAGCGGACAGAAGATTATCAACGCAGATGAAAGCAACGGGTGAAGTAATGGCAATAGGAAGAAATTTCGAAGAATCTTTACAAAAAGCCATTCGTTCTTTGGAAACTGGAATTAAACATATTGGTTTAAAAACTAAACAGGCTGCAGCTCTTACAGCTGAAGAAATCGAAAGAAGAATCAGAGTTTGTGATGACGAAAGATTATTCATCATCGGTGATGCTTTAAGAAGAGGATACGATTGGGAACAAATCGTAGAATGGAGTAAAATTGATAAATTCTTCATCTGGAAAATCAAGAAATTAATTGATTTTGAAAAAGTAATTGCTGAAAATAAATTTGACTTAGAAACTTTAATTCAGGCTAAAAAATTAGGTTTCGCAGATGTAAATATCGCAGTTCTTTGGGATGTAAAAGAACGTGAAATCTTCAATTTCAGAAAAGAAAACGGAGTAATGCCGGTTTACAAAATGGTAGACACTTGTGCTGCTGAATTTGAATCTGAAACACCTTATTTCTACGGAACTTACGAGGAAGAAAACGAATCTGTACCTTCAGACAAAGAAAAAATCATCGTTTTGGGTTCTGGCCCCATCAGAATTGGGCAAGGAGTTGAGTTTGATTATGCAACAGTTCATTCGGTTTGGGCAATCAAAGAGATGGGTTACGAAGCGATTATTATCAACAATAACCCTGAAACAGTTTCTACAGACTTCTCAATTTCAGATAAATTATACTTCGAGCCATTGACGGAAGAAGATGTAATGAATATTATCGACCTTGAAAAACCAAAAGGTGTTGTCGTTCAGTTTGGTGGGCAAACAGCCATCAATTTAGCAGATAAACTGGCTGCTCACGGCGTTCAGATTTTAGGAACGACTTTGGAAGATTTAGATAGAGCTGAAAACAGAGATAAGTTTGAAAAAGCCCTTCAGGAAATGGGAATTCCTCAGCCTTTAGGAAAAACCTCAACTTCAAAAGAAGAAGCGATTGTGATTGCCAACGAAATTGGGTATCCGGTTTTGGTTCGTCCAAGCTACGTTTTGGGAGGTAGAGCAATGGAAATCGTTTATACTGAAGCAGAATTGGCTCATTATATGGAATTTGCGGTAGATGCAAGTCCGGAACATCCAGTTTTGGTCGACAGATACATGGTTGGAAAAGAAATTGAAGTTGACGCCATCTGCGATGGTGAAACGGTAATTATTCCAGGAATTATGGAACACATCGAAAGAGCAGGAGTTCACTCCGGAGACTCGATTGCAGTGTATCCTCCACAAAATATTTCACAAAGCGAAGTTGATACTTTGGTAGATTATACTCAAAGATTGGCTAAAGGACTGAAAGTAATTGGTTTAATGAATATTCAGTACGTTCTTTTCGAAGGAAATGTATATGTAATCGAAGTAAACCCACGTTCATCTAGAACAGTTCCTTTCTTATCTAAAATCACGGAAGTACCGATGGCAAACTTAGCGACAAAAGCTATTTTAGGTCAAAAACTGACAGATTTAGGGTATAAAAATGGATTGGTTCCGAATAAAGAAGGTGTTTTCGTAAAAGTTCCCGTGTTTTCTTTCTCAAAATTAACGAAAGTTGATATCTCTTTAGGCCCAGAAATGAAGTCTACAGGAGAAGTAATGGGGAAAGACACCACTTTAGAAAAAGCACTTTATAAAGGATTGGTTGCAGCTGGAAGAAAAGTTCCGATGCACGGTTCAATCTTGTTCACGGTAGCTGATAAACACAAGCAGGAAGCGGCTGATTTGGCATCAAGATTCCATGAAGTAGGGTTCAGAATTTGGGCAACCGAAGGAACAGCAAAGTTCTTCAAAGAAAAAGGAATTCCTTGTAAAATTGGCTATAAAATAGGAGAGGAAAGCGTCAACTTAATCGATTTGATCCAGAAAGGAAAAGTACAATATGTTGTAAACACCATGACGAAAGGAAAACAGTCTGAAAGAGACGGTTTCCAAATCAGAAGAATGAGTGTAGAAAACGGTGTTCCTTGTTTAACATCGATGGATACAGTTGAAGCAATCTTGAAAGTAATTGAAAGCATGAGCTTTAAGATGGAGACGATGTAG
- a CDS encoding nuclear transport factor 2 family protein → MDKIAISREDIVEAENKLFSAQLVSNVDILDQLLHDDLLAVAPTGEIITKEMDLNSHKAKTMIIENASIEIDDIKIIGDTALSIVTMTAKGKVMGAPLEGKFRYFRVWKRFDGSLKIIGASFMQLAD, encoded by the coding sequence ATGGATAAAATAGCAATTTCCAGAGAAGATATTGTTGAAGCAGAAAACAAACTTTTTTCGGCTCAACTTGTAAGCAATGTGGACATACTTGACCAACTATTGCACGATGATTTGCTTGCAGTTGCACCGACGGGAGAAATTATAACGAAAGAAATGGATTTGAACTCGCATAAAGCGAAAACAATGATTATTGAAAATGCTTCAATAGAAATTGATGACATTAAAATAATAGGTGACACTGCACTTTCTATTGTTACAATGACAGCGAAAGGAAAAGTGATGGGAGCACCATTAGAAGGAAAATTTAGATATTTTAGAGTTTGGAAACGTTTTGATGGTTCATTGAAAATAATTGGAGCAAGTTTTATGCAATTGGCTGATTAA